In Rhododendron vialii isolate Sample 1 chromosome 9a, ASM3025357v1, the following are encoded in one genomic region:
- the LOC131299807 gene encoding uncharacterized protein LOC131299807, translated as MKKDSKEFVKGCKKCQMFAPIIHQPARDLSLLTSPWPFSQWGMDIVGKLPVAPGGFKFLLTATDYFSKWVEADPFVTIEEADIIRFVWRNIISRFGVPFAIITDNGRQFIGQKYRALLDEGIITQAVNQLDKHFKENIQEKKAFNHKSS; from the exons atgaagaaggattctaaAGAGTTCGTCAAAGGCTGCAAGAAATGTCAAATGTTCGCCCCTATCATCCACCAGCCAGCCCGGGACCTTAGCCTTCTCACAAGCCCGTGGCCTttttcccaatggggcatggatatcgtcggTAAGCTCCCCGTTGCCCCAGGAGGATTTAAGTTCCTCCTAACCGCCACAGACTATTTCTCAAAGTGGGTCGAGGCCGACCCCTTTGTAACTATTGAAGAAGCAGACATCATCCGTTTCGTCTGGCGAAATATCATTTCGCGCTTCGGTGTCCCTTTCGCCATTATTACAGACAACGGACGGCAGTTTATAGGACAGAAATACCGAGCCCTATTAGATGA gggcatcattaCCCAAGCAGTAAACCAATTagacaagcatttcaaagaaaacattcaggaaaagaaagcattcaaTCACAAATCATCATGA
- the LOC131299808 gene encoding uncharacterized protein LOC131299808: MITLPVRAGSVTLETEFVVVDVPSPYNAIVGCTWLHKLKAIASTYHQVVRFIGTHGHQKDLYRDQTVAKKCYVNAVQSNKQASRVNLIEAPEAPILEDVGKPADDKTIKDVATILITEDGSRFFLMPGVDPSFICHELNIDRAKRPVLQKARRSSPLHSEAVIEEVNRLLNAGAIREVQYPKWLANTVVVKKMNGKWRVCIDYSNLNDACPKDFFPLPCIDPFVDATSGHERLSFLDAY, from the exons ATGATCACTCTTCCAGTCCGTGCTGGCTCGGTGACTCTTGAAACGGAATTCGTGGTAGTCGACGTCcctagcccttacaacgcaATTGTCGGGTGCACCTGGCTGCATAAGCTTAAGgcgattgcctccacctatcaccaagtggtccGTTTCATTGGTACTCATGGGCACCAGAAAGACTTGTACAGAGATCAAACTGTGGCAAAGAAGTGCTACGTCAATGCCGTCCAAAGTAACAAACAGGCCTCCCGGGTTAATCTCATTGAAGCCCCCGAGGCCCCaattttggaggacgtcggtaaACCCGCCGATGACAAAACCATAAaagacgtggccaccatccTAATAACCGAAGACGgttcccgcttcttcctt atgcccgggGTCGACCCCTCCTTCATTTGCCACGAACTCAACATCGACCGAGCCAAACGCCCAGTTTTACAAAaagcacgacggtcctctcctcTTCATTCCGAGGCCgttattgaagaagtcaaccgacttcTGAACGCAGGGGCAATTAGAGAagtccagtaccccaagtggctGGCCAACACTGTCGTAGTTAAGAAAAtgaatggcaaatggcgggtCTGCATCgattactcaaacctcaacgacgcctgcccaaaggacttctttcccCTTCCTTGTATCGACCCGttcgtcgacgccacctccggacacgagcgactcagcttcttggatgccTACTGA